A window of the Candidatus Kapaibacterium thiocyanatum genome harbors these coding sequences:
- a CDS encoding Bcr/CflA family drug resistance efflux transporter encodes MSGTTYLKLILTLGSLTALGPFSIDMYLPGFPAIARDLHTTVPQVAYSLSSYFIGISIGQLIYGPLLDRFGRKYPLYVGLLIYIAAALGCFASASIDALIVWRFVQAIGGCAASVAAMAMVRDLFPVSDIARVFSKLILVVGLSPLIAPTAGGYLTAALGWQSVFVSLAIIAVLILTAVRFTLPETKGPDPSHVLHPVLILRNFWSILRTPQFYTYTLAGSIAFSGLFVYISGSPVVFMEYFRVTERQYGWIFAFLAMGLIGASQMNTLLLKRYRSEQIVLAAMTCQSLIGLFFYMGITFGWLGLGGTIATIFCFLSCAGLTMPNSTALSLAPFERNAGSASSVMGAMQMGIGALATVVVGSLDAHSAVPMAGAMAMTAILGLMILTCGSRMMRSMQLSKAAS; translated from the coding sequence ATGTCCGGAACAACCTACCTGAAACTGATCCTCACGCTGGGATCGTTGACGGCCCTCGGCCCCTTCTCCATCGATATGTATCTGCCCGGCTTTCCGGCCATCGCGCGTGATCTTCACACGACGGTACCGCAGGTAGCCTATTCGCTGTCCAGCTACTTCATCGGCATTTCCATCGGTCAGTTGATCTACGGTCCGCTGCTCGACCGGTTCGGGAGGAAGTACCCGCTCTATGTCGGTCTGCTGATCTATATCGCGGCTGCTCTGGGATGTTTCGCCAGTGCGTCGATCGACGCCCTGATCGTATGGCGTTTCGTCCAGGCCATCGGCGGGTGCGCCGCCTCGGTCGCGGCCATGGCCATGGTGCGCGACCTCTTCCCCGTAAGCGATATCGCCAGGGTATTCTCCAAGCTGATCCTCGTGGTGGGGCTCTCGCCGCTGATCGCACCCACGGCCGGCGGCTATCTCACGGCAGCACTGGGCTGGCAGAGTGTCTTCGTCAGCCTCGCCATCATCGCGGTCCTGATCCTCACGGCGGTCCGCTTCACACTGCCGGAAACGAAGGGACCCGACCCGTCCCATGTGCTGCATCCGGTGCTCATTCTCCGGAACTTCTGGTCCATCCTCAGGACCCCGCAGTTCTATACCTATACGCTGGCCGGCTCCATCGCCTTCTCCGGTCTCTTCGTCTACATCTCCGGATCGCCCGTCGTCTTCATGGAGTACTTCAGGGTAACGGAACGGCAGTACGGCTGGATCTTCGCCTTTCTCGCCATGGGACTCATCGGTGCATCGCAGATGAATACCTTGCTGCTGAAGCGCTACAGGAGCGAGCAGATCGTGCTCGCGGCGATGACATGTCAGTCGCTGATCGGTCTCTTCTTCTACATGGGCATCACCTTCGGCTGGCTCGGACTCGGCGGCACGATCGCCACGATCTTCTGCTTCCTCAGTTGCGCGGGCCTGACGATGCCGAATTCGACGGCCCTGTCGCTCGCCCCGTTCGAACGTAACGCAGGCAGCGCCTCTTCCGTCATGGGTGCGATGCAGATGGGAATCGGAGCACTGGCCACCGTCGTCGTCGGTTCCCTCGACGCTCACAGCGCCGTACCGATGGCAGGCGCCATGGCAATGACGGCCATTCTCGGTCTGATGATCCTTACCTGCGGCAGCAGGATGATGCGATCGATGCAGTTGTCGAAGGCGGCGTCCTGA
- a CDS encoding aldo/keto reductase: protein MERRQLGASGLYVPVLCFGTATFGGTGNFGLWGSTQVAEASRMIGLCMDAGVNFFDTANIYSKGLSEEILGKAIDGLRDKIILSTKATFPMGPSPNERGSSRSHLVKACEDSLRRLNTDYIDVYHMHGFDANTPVEETLRTLDDLVRSGKVRYIACSNFSGWHLMKSLAISETYGWSRYVAHQVYYSLVNREYEWELMPLGIDQGIGALVWSPLAGGRLGGKYGRSRPAPKEGRVAAGGSPVPQAVIADDVFYSTTDVLEDIAGETGRTMAQISLNWLLQRPTVSSLVIGARNEEQLRENLDAVGWELSPEHIRRLDAASDVPMTYPYWHQRQIPSLNPSPIRR, encoded by the coding sequence ATGGAACGCAGGCAGCTCGGAGCGTCGGGACTCTACGTCCCCGTCCTCTGCTTCGGCACGGCGACGTTCGGAGGAACAGGCAATTTCGGCCTGTGGGGATCGACGCAGGTCGCGGAAGCATCGCGCATGATCGGACTCTGCATGGATGCCGGAGTGAACTTCTTCGATACGGCCAATATCTATTCGAAGGGATTGTCGGAAGAGATCCTTGGCAAGGCCATCGACGGTCTGCGCGACAAGATCATCCTGTCGACGAAGGCAACGTTTCCGATGGGCCCTTCCCCGAATGAGCGCGGCTCGTCGCGTTCTCACCTCGTCAAGGCGTGCGAAGACAGTCTGCGGCGGCTGAACACGGACTATATCGACGTCTATCACATGCACGGCTTCGATGCCAACACTCCGGTCGAAGAAACGTTGCGGACACTCGACGATCTCGTTCGCAGCGGCAAGGTGCGCTACATCGCCTGCTCGAACTTCTCAGGCTGGCACCTCATGAAGTCGCTGGCCATCTCGGAAACGTATGGCTGGAGTCGCTACGTCGCCCATCAGGTATACTATTCGCTCGTCAATCGCGAATACGAATGGGAGCTCATGCCTCTCGGTATCGATCAAGGTATCGGCGCACTGGTCTGGAGTCCACTTGCCGGTGGACGTCTGGGCGGAAAGTATGGCCGTTCGAGACCTGCACCGAAGGAAGGACGCGTGGCAGCAGGCGGCAGCCCGGTTCCCCAGGCCGTCATTGCCGACGACGTCTTCTACTCGACCACCGACGTCCTCGAAGATATCGCGGGGGAAACGGGAAGGACCATGGCCCAGATCTCCCTCAACTGGCTGTTGCAACGTCCCACGGTATCGAGCCTCGTCATCGGTGCGCGCAACGAGGAACAGCTACGGGAGAATCTCGATGCGGTCGGATGGGAACTGTCGCCCGAACATATCCGACGTCTCGATGCTGCCAGCGACGTTCCCATGACCTATCCGTACTGGCACCAACGGCAGATTCCGTCCCTCAATCCATCACCGATCCGTCGATGA
- a CDS encoding ATPase has protein sequence MTADTPDLVLTRVFDAPRDLVFKAWTEPAMLLKWWGPRGFTNTFHEIDVRPGGRWLFIMHGPDGVDYPNQIVFDEVIRPERLVYTHGSGVEGDPGTFNVTVTFEEQGSRTLLTLRMLFPSIEERDRVVNEYGALEGGRQTLERLAEHLATLIEQPAVNS, from the coding sequence ATGACGGCCGACACACCCGACCTCGTCCTCACACGCGTTTTCGACGCACCACGGGACCTCGTCTTCAAGGCATGGACGGAACCTGCGATGCTCCTCAAGTGGTGGGGCCCACGAGGCTTCACGAATACCTTCCATGAAATCGACGTACGGCCCGGCGGCAGGTGGCTCTTCATCATGCATGGCCCGGACGGCGTCGACTATCCGAATCAGATCGTCTTCGACGAAGTGATACGTCCCGAACGTCTCGTCTATACGCATGGCTCAGGCGTCGAAGGAGATCCCGGAACGTTCAACGTCACCGTGACCTTCGAGGAACAGGGCAGCAGGACCCTGCTCACCTTGCGCATGCTCTTCCCGTCGATCGAGGAACGCGATCGTGTCGTCAACGAATACGGCGCCCTCGAAGGTGGGCGACAAACCCTCGAACGTCTCGCAGAGCATCTCGCGACCTTGATCGAACAGCCTGCCGTCAACTCCTGA
- a CDS encoding polyketide cyclase has product MSVDTMNEEFVISRTFDAPRDIVFRAFSEAERLARWWGPKGFDLTVLKLEFRPGGTFHYRMDGNDLTMWGRFTYREIAAPELLTFIVSFSDEHGGVTRHPLSDTWPLETLNTIHFLEHDGQTTLTIRSIPVNATDEERATFKEGHESMKHGFGGTMDQLEDYLAEG; this is encoded by the coding sequence ATGTCCGTAGACACCATGAACGAAGAATTCGTCATCTCACGCACGTTCGACGCACCCCGCGACATCGTCTTCAGAGCCTTCTCCGAAGCCGAGCGCCTCGCTCGCTGGTGGGGCCCAAAGGGCTTCGACCTGACCGTCCTCAAGCTCGAATTCCGTCCGGGTGGAACCTTCCACTACCGCATGGACGGTAACGACCTGACGATGTGGGGACGATTCACCTATCGCGAGATCGCCGCACCGGAACTCCTCACCTTCATCGTTTCCTTTTCCGACGAACACGGAGGCGTCACCCGTCATCCTCTGAGCGATACGTGGCCGCTGGAAACGCTCAATACGATCCATTTCCTGGAACATGATGGCCAGACGACACTTACAATCCGCAGCATTCCTGTGAATGCCACGGATGAAGAACGTGCGACGTTCAAGGAAGGCCACGAGTCGATGAAGCACGGCTTCGGCGGCACGATGGACCAGCTCGAAGACTACCTCGCCGAAGGATAA
- a CDS encoding DoxX family protein, producing MSIRKFFTVPDHTSFEDVALLLLRLVTGIAFMIHGSSKIQDPFNWMGPDPLAPPPFQALAALSEFGGGLAWALGLLTPLASLGIASTMTVATWLHMVKRGDPFVSMTGGPAYELPAIFLIVAIVFLALGPGRFSIDRLLFGRRER from the coding sequence ATGTCGATCAGGAAATTCTTCACCGTACCGGATCATACGTCGTTCGAGGATGTGGCGCTCCTGCTGCTCCGCCTGGTCACGGGCATAGCCTTCATGATACACGGGTCGTCGAAGATCCAGGATCCGTTCAACTGGATGGGACCCGATCCCCTCGCACCGCCGCCATTCCAGGCTCTCGCAGCGCTTTCCGAATTCGGAGGTGGACTGGCCTGGGCTCTCGGCCTGCTGACGCCACTGGCGTCGTTGGGTATCGCATCGACGATGACGGTCGCGACGTGGCTCCACATGGTCAAGCGCGGCGATCCCTTCGTATCGATGACGGGTGGACCGGCCTATGAACTGCCGGCCATCTTCCTCATCGTCGCTATCGTATTCCTCGCCCTCGGTCCGGGAAGATTCTCTATCGACAGACTACTCTTCGGCCGACGCGAACGTTAG
- a CDS encoding GNAT family N-acetyltransferase: protein MVQDPSPNPKQILASDIVLEDSAVRLRTLTEADFHHLLPFVQTDAGLWKYSPSRIVDERDLLRYLEQAIVSRSKRDHHPFIVFDKLQQAYAGCTRFYGIQPDYLSLQIGYTWYGSAFQGTKVNKHCKYLLFRYAFETLGMERVELCADKDNARSIAAMKSVGCTIEGILRSHMPKPNGGRRDSIVLSILKDEWSGRVKTELEAKL from the coding sequence ATGGTCCAAGATCCTAGTCCGAACCCGAAGCAGATACTTGCATCCGATATCGTGCTGGAGGACAGTGCCGTACGACTGCGAACGTTGACCGAAGCCGACTTCCATCACCTTCTGCCCTTCGTCCAGACCGACGCGGGTCTGTGGAAGTATTCACCGTCGCGGATCGTCGATGAACGCGATCTGCTTCGCTATCTGGAACAGGCCATCGTCAGTCGCAGCAAGAGAGATCATCATCCCTTCATCGTCTTCGACAAGCTGCAACAAGCGTACGCAGGCTGTACGCGCTTCTACGGCATACAACCCGACTATCTGTCGCTGCAGATCGGCTATACGTGGTATGGAAGTGCCTTCCAGGGCACGAAGGTGAACAAGCATTGCAAGTACCTGCTGTTCCGGTATGCATTCGAAACGCTCGGTATGGAGCGTGTCGAGTTGTGCGCCGACAAGGACAATGCACGCAGTATCGCAGCGATGAAGAGCGTCGGCTGTACCATCGAAGGAATACTTCGAAGCCACATGCCGAAACCGAACGGAGGACGTCGGGACAGTATCGTTCTCAGCATCCTGAAGGACGAGTGGTCCGGGCGCGTGAAGACGGAACTCGAGGCGAAGCTATAG